ATCGCGCAACGACCGTAATCGAGTCTGTCGCTCCTCTCGCCACGCTGCAACAGACGGCGACGCAGGTCACGCAGGACGCGGGCCGCGCCGAGGATGCGCGGGTCGCGGTCGAAGGCATGGAAGCCTTTGGCAACGATATGCAGAAGGACATGACCAACACGCATGACCTTGGCGGAAATTTCGCCACTGGACTTGTGAAGTCGGTCTCGGAACAGCAATACATCGACCTTCAGGCATTTGAGGTCGCGGCCCAGATCCGCCGAGGATACGGCCAGTCTGGTATTCGCTTCGGTCGCCACTATGCCGACGGCGGTGACGCTGCCTACCATCGCCCGTCGATGGTGTCGTTTGCCGCTCTGGGTGTGCACAACCATCCCAACTATCGCTTGATGTGCGGGATGCCGGAGCAAACCGCTATCATCAACGGGCATGAGATCAACACGCGACACTGCGATTACCGCATCATGCACGGTGTCGGCGGCGGTGCTTACCTCGAAGTCGAGGACGCTATCCCGCCTGCGGTTCCTCCCTCGGTGGCTACCAAGGCCACGCCTGAAGAGCAGGTCGCGGAAATGCGCGAATATCTGCGGGCATTCGGCGCAAAGGATGCGTCCATTCGAGCCGACTATGCCCAGTATTTCGACACCTACGTGTCGGTGCTGGAATGCTGGCTGGAAAACCTCGACGGTGACACGCTGTCCGACACCTTCCCGTCCTTCCGCCATCAGATCGACAACGGCGGACTGCGGTCGATGAACGACAACTACATGTCGATGTTCGGCTCGGGCCTCAAAGCGCGATTTGAGAACAAGGACTTCAAACCCACTGTCATTCGCGTGATGAATGACGACGGCAGTCCGCAGTTCGCCGTTCTACGGTATCGCATTTCGGCAATGCGTTTGGGAACCTATGCAGACTGGCCGGTTCACCGCATGGTCGAGCTGGTGGACGATCCTGCAACACGTCTGCGTCTTAGCAAAACTGACGACGATATCGACAAGACCCGTCTCGGTCGCTATCGCGTGCTGGGCAGCTTGGATGATCGCGGCTTCAAGCGCCGCACGGGACCGACCCTGCTCGACGACATCATGTCGTCGGTTCCAGGCTTGGATGGTGTCGGAGCGAATATCGAGGAGTCGTACCTTGATACAAATAACGACCACTCGACATTCACCCAGCGCCTGAAGAAATACAAAACCACAACGGCTCTGAATTCGGCGTACTACAACCGGTTTTACTCCTACGAGCAGGCTGGTGCAGCGGGGCGTCGTGACTATCGTCGCGGCTGGAATGATCCGACTTTGTTTGTGGCATCCACGACGAAGAGCGAGGTGGCTCAGCTGTCCGGTATGGGTGGCGGCCACCGTGTCAGTTGGGCCATCCCTCTTGAACTGATCGTTGCCACACCATTGGGTCTGTGGAACCCGTATGACGTTCAGGTGCTCAACGGAAACCCGACCGGCAGCGGCAACACCGAGGCAAGCCCGTATTCAGGTGTCTACCAGAATGGCTACTGGTTCATGACGCCATCGGACCTGTTCGATGTGGAAGGCACTGACATTGATCCGGCCGATACTGACGAGGCCGCGTGGGTTCAGTGTGATGACGGCGAGGTTCGCCTGATGCGCGGGTCCGGCATCTACGTCCATATGCCTGAAATCTCCGGCATTCAAACAGCTCGGCTGCGGTATCCCATCGCACCGATGCACGACGAAGGCTCGTTTGCCTTCGGCTACATGAAGGCGTTCGAAACTGAGCAGGGTGAACTCTCTGCACAGATCGTTGCGGAACTTTTGGAACAGCGTAAGGCGCTGAAAAAAGGAGGGCTGCTGTAATGGCGCTCAATGACTCACTGACGGACATTCTCCGAAACTTCGACAGCTACACCGAAGACCTCGACAAAGCGCGAGATGGCTACGCCGAACTGCAAACCCAAATCACCTCGGGCTTGCAACCACTGTACGGCCTTCTGCCGAACCAGCTGGGATATGACCGTGACGGCGACGGACTACCTGACGGCTGGAGGCTGCCGGCAAATGCTGGCGTTACGTCGTGGGAGATGGTCGAAGCATTTCAGCCGCTACCGAAATCCAACATTACGCCCTCGGCGTTGGAAACGGAGTTCTATAACGCGTTTAATACCTATGAGAGCGGGGACTACGGCTATCGCCTCGAAGGTCTGCATGTGTGGCGCGTCTCGTGGGACATGTCTCAAATGGATGAGGGTGCGTCCCTAAGCAACGGAAAGTTGGCACTCTTTTCGGCATGGCAAATGCCGCGATTTTCGACCATGGCTATGTGGCTGAAAGAAGAGGTGCCAGGCTGCTTTGGCGATCTCGAGGGCGGCACTCGGTTCCATCGTATCGGAGACGACGGGTGGGGACTTTTCACCACGCGCACTGCTGCCGATAAAATTTGGAATTATCCCGGACAATACGCCGATCAGCACCTCCGTTTTCAGCAGGACACTTTCGCCCCTGTCGGCTCCGCTCTGATCGTCGGCCCTCAAGTTGTGTCCTGCTACGTTCCTGTTGAGGCGACTGGCTGGAACATCATTCCTAGCCTCAATCGCCAAACTCTTGGCGACGGATACTCCTACAACCTTGATGGCAATTCTAACCGCTGGGACACCTGACATGAAAATCCTCTACAATTACGCGACCATCCTGAACTACGGCGGCTTCTGCTCCCAGACCGCAGCGATTGCTATGGCACGGGATCAAATCGGCGCTGACTTCGATCCGAACCTTGTCTCTCGTGAAGCCGTCACATCGGTGGAAGCAAAGCTGTTGGTACGGGAAGCCATTGGCGAGATTGCTGGGGACCAGCAGTCGCTGCTCGGGACCACCTCGGATGCTATTGGCCTGCTGTTCTTCGAGGTCGCGAAGTTCGCGATTGCGATGAAGGATCAGAACAGCCTTGCTGACATTCGCAGCGCGGCCACCCCTCTGGCCGACATGATGGCTCCGGTCATTGCGCGGGTCGAGGCCGGCGACACGCTCCTGACCCATCAGGTCAAGGGCGAGGCCAACGTGATCGAAGAGATGGAGCAGCGCGCCACTCAGGTTGCGACTGTCCTCCAGTCCGTACAGTCGGCCTAACTAAGCCTCAAAGACAGTAGCGCAGAGGGCCCGCTTTCGGCGGGCCTTCTGCATTTCATCAACGGAGAAATGACCAATGGCTAAATACAAAGTAACGAACCTCGCGGGCGTGTGGATCACCTCGAAGGAACGCAACCCCGGCGCTGGTTCGATTGTCGAGCTGAACGGCAACGACCCCGAAACCCGGCGTGCTGTCAAAGACGGCGCGATCAAAGCCTGCAAGGATGACCTGAAGGCCGAAAAATCCACCGAGACGGCGGATAAATAACGATGGCACCAGCCGTAGGCATCAACGTTGAGACTGGCGCGGCGCTTGCGGGCTGGGACCACGTTCAGCAGTCGCTCGCCATTATCCTGCGCACACAGTTTGGCGAGCGGCCCAAGCGTGAGTGGTTCGGTTCCTTCGTGCCGGACCTTCTCGGTCGCTCCATGACCACGACCGATCTGAGCCGCTTCATTGCGGCCCTCACGTCGGCCATCGAACAATTCGAGCCACGCTTCGACGTGGCATCCATCACGACCGAGGCAGATCCGCGCGACGGGTCGGTGCAGGTCGTGATGTTGGGACATTACCGCCCGAACGCACTCACTGGTGACTTTGCCGTCGACGGAGACGTCCGGCAGGTCACGGTGGGAAGCGCGGGCCTCATTCGCTGAGGCATTCATGAACATTGTGGACCTTTCCAGCTACCCGAAGCCCGAGGTCATTAAGGCTCTCGACTTCGAGGCTCGTGTGGCGGCTATCAAGGCGACTGCAATCGAGATCATGCCCGACCTCGAGGCCGTGCTGATGGGAACCGAGGCTGAACCGCTGGTAGCAGTCATCGAGGCGTGTGCCTATCACATGACGTTGCAGGATCAGCGCGGGAACGAGGACGGCACCTCGATGCTGATCGCATACGCGACCGGCGCCAATCTCACTCACCTCGCGGTCACTCAGGGCGTCGAGCGGCTGGATGGGGAGACCGACGAGCGCCTGCGCAAGCGTCTTCTGCTGTGGATGAGCGGTCACACGACCGCTGGCTCGGTGTCCTCATACAGATACTGGGGCCACACAGCCGACGTGGATGTTCACGACATTGGTGTAACCTCACCGTCTCCCGGCGAGGTCCAACTTGTTGTGCTGTCGGATAGCGGTACAGGCGCGCCCAGCTCCGCGCTGGTCCAGAAGGTTCTGGCAGCCGTCAACGACGAAACGGTTCGCCCGATCTGCGACTCTATCACCGTCCTCGGCGCATCCATCGTGACGGTGAATGTCGCTGCGACCATCACGGTGCGCTCTGGTCCGGATGCTACCGCAATCGCAGAGGCGGCAGAGGCGGACCTATACGCGTACTTCGAGGAAATCCGGCAGGTCGGGCAGGACGCCACGGAGTCGGGCATTCACGCCGCTCTGCATCAGTCAGGCGTGAAAGAGGTCACACTGACCTCGCCATCCTCGACAGTGGCCGTGTCTGAGCTTCAGTCACCTCGCCTCGGGACGGTGGACCTGACCATAGAGGTTGCGACATGACCGAGCCAATCCTCCCCACCTCGATCGGTCCGGTGGCGCGCGTCATAGAGCGCGCCATCGTGGCCCATCTTGCATCGACGACGGTGCTGACCACGCTCTACGATCCGCAGAAGGCACCCGCTGAGGTGCTGCCGTGGCTCGGCTGGGCCATCGGCATCGACTGGTGGTCATCTGACTGGTCGGAAAGCGAGCGGCGTGACGTGATCGAGCGGGCAACCCTGATCCACCGCCGCAAGGGGACGCCATGGGCGATCCGTGAGGCTATGCGGGTTATGGGCTTTCCGAAGGTCCGCATTTTCGAGGACTACAGCCTGAACCTCTACGACGGGGGAACGGCTCGTGACGGCTCCTCGAACCGCGCTGGCGTCGATCACTGGGCCGACTACCGCATCACGGTTCAAACCACCGTCACCATTGCCCGTGCCGAACACATTCGGCGCGTTCTTGCATCCATCGCGCCTGCCCGATGCAGGCTGCGTGAGCTTAACTTCACCGCCGCGGCCCACATCTACAACGGCACTTTAGCGCGGAACGGCACCTATTCGAGAGGCGTAGCATGACGAACCTGACCAAATCCGCTGGCTGGCCCGAGGTCCGCCAGCTCGAAGAGACCGACCCGGTTCTCGGCGGCGCCCCGAACCCTGAAACGGGCGAGGGATTGGATAACGTCCCGCACCTTCAGCTGCTGCAACGCACTGAAAAGCTGAAACTCAAGTTCGACGAGCTCGGGATTTGGGATGATGCCAACATTGAGGACGTGACCGACCTCGATGCGATTGAAGGCACGAAGTTTTTCCGCTTCGATGTGAATGCACAGTCAGCCCCTCCCAGCAACAACAGCTACGTCGCAGTCGGCCATCAGATTGAGTCCTCGGAAAAGACTGCTCAGATGGTCCACATCTGGCAAGACACGGCAATATACGTCCGGATCAAGAACTCGGGCGGCTGGACCGATTGGGAGGCTGTTGTCACCAGCCGTCGGAGCGTGAACACGGCTGGCCTTGCGTCTGGTGGTGGCAGCCTCGCAGCTGACCGCACCATCAACGTTCCTGCGGCGTCTCAGTCTGAGGCCGAGGGCGGCACGGTGACGAACCGCGCGATGACGCCGCAGCGCACCGCGCAGGCCATCGACAAGCGCGTTGGGGATATGTTGCTGACGCCGCAGTCGCGCTCGATCAGCACCACTGGCTTGCTGACAGGTGGTGGAAATCTCAGCGCCAACCGTACTCTGGATGTGAAGATTGCAACGCAGTCCGAGGCCGAGGCCGGATCGTCCGACAGTCGCGCAATGACACCCTATCGGGTGAAGCAGGCGTTTAACCGCTTCTTCTCTGACGTGAAGGGCGTTGTGCAGGGCCGCAAAATCAATACTGCTGGCCTTGCATCTGGCGGCGGTGATCTTGCCGCTGACCGCACGATCACGGTCGAAGCTGCGTCTCAGTCCGAAGCGGAGACAGGCACCATCAACACTAAGGCCATGACGCCGGTGCGGGTGAAACAGGCCATTGAAAAGTTCATGAAGCCTCAGCTGCTCAGCCTCAGCACCAATGATGGCTACATCCGCCTGCCGAATTTCCTCGGCGGCCTGATGATAGCTTGGGGGAATGTAGGCGGTGTCAGCTCTGGCACTGACGTGTATTTCGGGACGCCGTTTCCGAACTACATTTTCACGGTCATCGTAACGGATCAGGCCAACGATTTGTCAACCATACGCAGCCACGTAGTCAGCGTTTTTCAGACTACGCTGCAGTCGTTCAAATGCCTTGTCGTCCGCACTGACGGCGGGGGAGCCGAGGATCTGACAACGAACATTAGCTACATCGCAATCGGTCGGTAATCACGCCCGAAACCACGAACCGAAAGGCCCGCCATAGTGCGGGCCTTTTTCTTTATCCAAGGAGAAAACGTCAATGACGACCCCGACTTTCGGCGTGAGCATTCAGCCGACCAACGATGAGGCACAGGCCCCGATCTGGAGCGACTTTTCCGTTGTCGCCATGATCGGCACCGCGCCCGATGCCGACGCGACCGTGTACCCGCTCGACACTCCGGTGCTGGTCTACACCAACGAAACCGAAAAGCTGGCGAAGCTCGGTCTCGACGGCTCGCTACTTCCCGCTCTGATGTTCATGAAGGCACAGCTCGGCGGCGGCGCTGCCAAGGTCGTGGTGCTGCGCATCGCGGATGGCGGCACCCCACTCGAAACCGTCAACAACGCCGTCGGTGACGGCATCTCGACGGGCATCAATGCGCTGCTGGATGCAGGCCCGCTGCTCGGCGTCACGCCGCGCATCGTTGTCGCTCCGGGCCTCTGCGGCATTCGTGCCTCGCTTGGTGAGGCCAACGCTCTTGCCGCCGCCCTGCCGCCCGTCCTCGACAAGCTGCTGGCTCACGCCATCGTCGACACCCCAGGCGTGGACGAGGCCAACGACCTCGACTGGCGCGAGTCTCACTCGCACATGCGCCTCATCCCCGTTACCCCTGCGGTGATCCGCACGGATGGTGGGGAACAGATCACCGTGCCGGCCTCGGCTGGTATCGCTGGCCTCGCGGTTTACGTCGACAACCTCAACGGCGGCCTGCCGTTCCGCTCGTGGGCCAATCGTCCCATTCAGGGCATGGAGAAGCTGACCCGCACCATCCGGTTCGACTTCTTCGATGGCGCCAACGAGGGGCAGACGCTGCTTGCCAACAACATCGGCATCATCGTTCGTTCCGAGCGTGGCGTTGATGGTCAGGGGCAGGGTGGCTTTATCTACGTCGGCACCGACAACCTCTCTGACGACCCGCTCTGGCAGTTCTACAACGTCAGCCGCGGCCGCGACTACATCAACAACATGGTCCGCAACACCGTGTCGACCTATCTCGGTCGCTACTCGCTGACCGGACAGGCGGTGCAGGCCATCTTGACCACGATCCGCATGGGGCTGGATGAACTGATCGCTCAGAACATGATCCTCGACGCCGAGGTCTCGTTCAACGCCGTCGACAACTCTGTCGCGGAACTTCGTCGGGGTCACGTAACCGTCCAGTTCCGTGGCGAGGAAACCCCCGTCATTCGCCGTGTCACCGTCAAATCCGGCCGCATGGTCGAGGCTGTCAACGACCTCATCAGCGACCTCGCCGCGCTCTAACGCGGCCCGCTTAAAAAGGGATAATCCACATGACTCAATTCCTGCTCAAAGAGGAAATGAACCTCTTCGTGGGCGACGATCCGGACGCGTCGAACCACCTCACTCTGTCCGAACTGGCTCTGCCGAAGCTCGAAGAGATGAGC
Above is a window of Marivivens aquimaris DNA encoding:
- a CDS encoding GPW/gp25 family protein gives rise to the protein MAPAVGINVETGAALAGWDHVQQSLAIILRTQFGERPKREWFGSFVPDLLGRSMTTTDLSRFIAALTSAIEQFEPRFDVASITTEADPRDGSVQVVMLGHYRPNALTGDFAVDGDVRQVTVGSAGLIR
- a CDS encoding pyocin knob domain-containing protein; this encodes MTNLTKSAGWPEVRQLEETDPVLGGAPNPETGEGLDNVPHLQLLQRTEKLKLKFDELGIWDDANIEDVTDLDAIEGTKFFRFDVNAQSAPPSNNSYVAVGHQIESSEKTAQMVHIWQDTAIYVRIKNSGGWTDWEAVVTSRRSVNTAGLASGGGSLAADRTINVPAASQSEAEGGTVTNRAMTPQRTAQAIDKRVGDMLLTPQSRSISTTGLLTGGGNLSANRTLDVKIATQSEAEAGSSDSRAMTPYRVKQAFNRFFSDVKGVVQGRKINTAGLASGGGDLAADRTITVEAASQSEAETGTINTKAMTPVRVKQAIEKFMKPQLLSLSTNDGYIRLPNFLGGLMIAWGNVGGVSSGTDVYFGTPFPNYIFTVIVTDQANDLSTIRSHVVSVFQTTLQSFKCLVVRTDGGGAEDLTTNISYIAIGR
- a CDS encoding phage tail sheath protein; translation: MTTPTFGVSIQPTNDEAQAPIWSDFSVVAMIGTAPDADATVYPLDTPVLVYTNETEKLAKLGLDGSLLPALMFMKAQLGGGAAKVVVLRIADGGTPLETVNNAVGDGISTGINALLDAGPLLGVTPRIVVAPGLCGIRASLGEANALAAALPPVLDKLLAHAIVDTPGVDEANDLDWRESHSHMRLIPVTPAVIRTDGGEQITVPASAGIAGLAVYVDNLNGGLPFRSWANRPIQGMEKLTRTIRFDFFDGANEGQTLLANNIGIIVRSERGVDGQGQGGFIYVGTDNLSDDPLWQFYNVSRGRDYINNMVRNTVSTYLGRYSLTGQAVQAILTTIRMGLDELIAQNMILDAEVSFNAVDNSVAELRRGHVTVQFRGEETPVIRRVTVKSGRMVEAVNDLISDLAAL
- a CDS encoding baseplate assembly protein → MNIVDLSSYPKPEVIKALDFEARVAAIKATAIEIMPDLEAVLMGTEAEPLVAVIEACAYHMTLQDQRGNEDGTSMLIAYATGANLTHLAVTQGVERLDGETDERLRKRLLLWMSGHTTAGSVSSYRYWGHTADVDVHDIGVTSPSPGEVQLVVLSDSGTGAPSSALVQKVLAAVNDETVRPICDSITVLGASIVTVNVAATITVRSGPDATAIAEAAEADLYAYFEEIRQVGQDATESGIHAALHQSGVKEVTLTSPSSTVAVSELQSPRLGTVDLTIEVAT
- a CDS encoding phage tail protein I, whose amino-acid sequence is MTEPILPTSIGPVARVIERAIVAHLASTTVLTTLYDPQKAPAEVLPWLGWAIGIDWWSSDWSESERRDVIERATLIHRRKGTPWAIREAMRVMGFPKVRIFEDYSLNLYDGGTARDGSSNRAGVDHWADYRITVQTTVTIARAEHIRRVLASIAPARCRLRELNFTAAAHIYNGTLARNGTYSRGVA